The proteins below come from a single Malus domestica chromosome 03, GDT2T_hap1 genomic window:
- the LOC139194337 gene encoding uncharacterized protein, producing MNDPTWAQWVDELEPFFKQKWRNNRIYELIMLSKTSVILKPELVTSALLFWNTGTNTFDFRMGPMSPTILDMAQVFGLRPSGRIVDVTQDWVPSSTTGSSSSSTLFLPLSYNSATFKSYGTSFKGFIPFVKANFGAGSPRADKDQEHMYFLLYWLNKHIFPNKSKGVRVEWIPLVEILHNFDDVATGPFLLSHLYHLLFEMTQDEPFETNLNGPIWMIQIWLQWYFPEFRAANLEFPEGVAPARILAEAPPVDHSTFACFYFFRVCMTRSDLEWGASVLRRYPWFSDQAFQDATGELANWKEMIQEKNRLLLIAPVDVELKVIESEGDSADAAILHGAAAEAERREAGEGTDISESIGDSEAEGTPKAITKALKRKKVVMAKDPDPDSAPLPTTTRPILTRKNKRARITIPPKSGAPSVPVPEAGPQASKRPILASKEEPLRAVMLKKAEELRNTALRELEATRNEMLSSPEASPRPAREKNLSPSQTNPAEAGASASLPSHEPPLRSMTSSTALDATPSSQFDPSTGVILHFVDEDDPLLSSVYEPPPSLVVLDKEPIVPEIPVASDAAISQAFVRPIVDEPSSHPQDQTQDAGTGSGAALSSSAGGEEPSPQPKVSTFSGETPGLSQQASKETSLPLLARKSKRPHPHSSSRGTGTSSSGVEQTKQAEIAPSIGIVSSEGTVTLDPPHFPSSDPAKLPKLFEALGRLETRLKSSTQPSATSMSSEQQQIFQEWAKKEFTASFSLKALCDLEKVITEFFKTGRLSKPQHDSFLSFFENLRALREQYQRADRQANRAKCFMEKESNSSTQVNRLMGESMQTKERVKVISSEIQQLEEQLVALKEEQATLLYTLEHQIEGVEKATSELEQAKSQLVNHHTVLAEPNRIFTIMRTYHSRIITLCEDVKFLS from the exons ATGAATGATCCTACCTGGGCCCAATGGGTTGACGAATTAGAGCCTTTCTTCAAGCAGAAATGGAGGAATAACAGAATTTATGAACTGATCATGCTTTCAAAGACTTCAGTTATCCTTAAGCCCGAATTAGTTACTTCTGCCCTCCTTTTTTGGAATACGGGCACAAACACTTTCGATTTCCGCATGGGCCCCATGTCTCCCACCATTCTTGATATGGCCCAGGTCTTCGGTTTAAGGCCATCGGGCAGGATAGTGGACGTTACTCAAGACTGGGTTCCGTCTTCTACCACCGGGAGCTCGAGTTCATCTACCCTATTTCTTCCTCTGAGCTATAACTCCGCCACTTTCAAGAGTTATGGGACCTCCTTTAAAGGATTCATTCCTTTTGTAAAGGCAAATTTTGGGGCAGGCTCCCCTCGGGCTGACAAAGATCAAGAGCATATGTATTTTCTTTTATACTGGCTCAACAAGCACATCTTCCCCAACAAATCTAAAGGAGTGAGGGTAGAATGGATCCCCTTGGTAGAGATTCTTCACAATTTTGATGATGTAGCCACAGGTCCATTCCTTCTTTCTCATCTCTATCACCTTCTTTTTGAAATGACTCAAGACGAGCCGTTTGAGACCAACTTGAATGGACCCATCTGGATGATACAAATCTGGCTGCAATGGTATTTTCCAGAATTTCGAGCTGCTAATCTGGAGTTCCCAGAGGGTGTGGCTCCTGCCCGAATCCTGGCTGAAGCTCCCCCTGTAGACCATTCTACCTTTGCCTGCTTTTACTTTTTCAGAGTCTGCATGACTCGATCAGACTTGGAATGGGGTGCGTCAGTCTTGAGGAGATATCCTTGGTTCTCTGACCAAGCCTTCCAAGATGCCACTG GCGAGCTTGCAAATTGGAAGGAGATGATTCAGGAGAAAAACCGGTTACTTCTGATAG CTCCAGTGGATGTTGAATTGAAAGTCATTGAATCCGAAGGTGACTCCGCTGATGCTGCAATTCTTCATGGTGCTGCCGCAGAGGCTGAGAGACGAGAAGCCGGGGAAGGGACGGACATCTCAGAATCCATTGGGGATTCAGAGGCTGAAGGAACACCCAAGGCAATCACTAAAGCCCTTAAGCGAAAGAAAGTGGTCATGGCTAAAGATCCCGACCCTGATTCTGCACCTCTTCCGACCACCACAAGACCCATTCTTACTCGAAAGAATAAGCGGGCAAGGATTACCATTCCTCCTAAATCAGGAGCCCCATCTGTTCCAGTTCCTGAGGCAG GACCTCAAGCATCTAAAAGGCCAATCCTTGCTTCTAAGGAGGAACCACTACGGGCTGTTATGCTTAAAAAGGCCGAAGAATTGCGAAACACCGCCCTTCGAGAACTTGAG GCTACGAGAAATGAAATGCTCTCTTCACCCGAGGCTTCTCCGCGACCTGCCCGAGAGAAAAATCTTTCCCCCTCCCAGACCAATCCTGCTGAG GCTGGTGCATCTGCCTCTTTGCCTAGTCATGAACCCCCTCTGAGATCTATGACTTCTTCTACTGCTCTGGATGCGACCCCttcctctcaatttgatccGTCCACAGGAGTTATATTGCATTTTGTGGATGAGGATGATCCCTTG CTATCTTCAGTATATGAGCCACCTCCCTCACTAGTGGTCTTGGATAAGGAACCCATAGTTCCTGAGATCCCTGTAGCATCAGATGCAGCGATTTCGCAGGCGTTTGTTCGCCCGATAGTTGATGAACCTTCttctcatcctcaagatcaaacTCAG GATGCAGGCACAGGTTCAGGCGCAGCTCTTTCCTCTTCTGCTGGCGGTGAAGAACCTTCTCCCCAACCAAAAGTTAGTACCTTCTCTGGTGAAACTCCGGGGCTGAGTCAG CAAGCTTCAAAAGAAACTTCCCTTCCTCTATTGGCTCGTAAATCAAAGCGCCCCCATCCTCATTCATCTTCTAGAGGTACTGGTACTTCCTCCTCTGGAGTTGAGCAGACTAAACAGGCAGAGATTGCCCCCTCAATAGGCATTGTCTCATCGGAGGGAACTGTCACGCTAGACCCTCCTCATTTCCCATCCTCTGATCCTGCCAAGCTGCCCAAACTCTTTGAAGCACTCGGGCGACTTGAGACGCGGTTGAAATCTTCAACGCAGCCTTCAGCAACCTCCATGTCTTCGGAGCAACAGCAAATCTTTCAGGAATGGGCAAAGAAAGAATTTACCGCGTCATTTAGTCTCAAGGCTCTTTGTGATCTTGAGAAGGTCATAACTGAATTTTTCAAAACCGGTCGTTTGTCCAAGCCTCAGCACGATtctttcctctctttcttcGAGAACCTGAGGGCTCTGAGGGAACAATACCAGAGAGCGGATAGACAGGCTAACCGGGCAAAATGCTTTATGGAAAAGGAATCAAACTCTTCTACTCAAGTCAACCGACTGATGGGAGAAAGCATGCAGACTAAAGAAAGGGTTAAAGTGATTTCTTCTGAAATTCAGCAGCTGGAAGAGCAATTGGTTGCCCTTAAGGAAGAACAAGCCACTCTTCTGTACACCCTTGAACACCAAATCGAAGGGGTAGAGAAAGCAACTTCGGAGTTAGAGCAAGCCAAGTCCCAACTTGTAAACCACCATACTGTCTTGGCCGAACCCaataggatttttaccatcaTGCGAACATATCATTCCAGAATAATCACTCTTTGTGAAGATGTAAAGTTTTTATCATAG